The Brassica oleracea var. oleracea cultivar TO1000 chromosome C7, BOL, whole genome shotgun sequence sequence CTAACATGTGTTCATCTCCAAGTCTCTGTCAATGTATTGAGAGCCATACCGCATCCTGTGAAGAGGCTTGTTGTTGTCAAGGTATCGACTAGAGCGTGATTTTTCCCGGTAAGGCTTGACGAGAACACGGGCCCCGCATATGAAATGAGGATTGCCTTTAGCGAGAATGTGTTTGACGCTTTCTGTGTAAACAAATGTTACAAATCCAAACATTCTCTTCTGTTGACAAGGAATCCTCACATCTTCAACAAGTCCGAATTTGGAGAAGTAGTTTGAGACATCATGTTCAGTGAAACTACTCTCTGCTGGAAAGGTCAAGTAAATCTGCCTGGAACCGGCAAGGATGGCTCCATGTTCGTTTCTCTCTCCCATGTATTCCACAAACTTCGATACATCTTCTGCTAATATAACCGAATGCTGACCATGAGGCCTGAAAATTCAGATAGCATTTGCTCACAAGAATTAGCAATGAAACAAAACTTTAGATGGGCCCGAAAACTCGTTATTTAACTAGCTCACTAACTAACCTGTCGATGAGGAGGATGGTGTTGTTCAAGCGAGCAAGAAGCTTGGTGAGGCTATAGCCAGCTTTGCCATGTCTTTGTGACTCTGTGAGATATCCTTCAGCTTGAAGGGTCCTTGCGTATTTTTCATAGTACATCACTGGCAATGAAGCAATGGAAATGGGAGCGCCTCTTCTCGATTTGAGCAGCTCGATGATCTCTCCTTCTAGTTTCTCAAGTGATCCGGGAGAAACAACATGTTCTTCATCACTTATGTTGTTTGGATTAAACATCTGAGAGAAACCCTCTCTCTCCGGTATGATCTGCCCGTGGAAATACCGGCAGTTGTTGCCATGTTTGCAGTACCCTTTGTTGAAGTAATGACATATTTTTACTGGAAACTCGGGTAAACTTGGTGATCTCCTGCTTGTTCTTAAAGGCAAGCATTGATGATCTCGAGAGAAGAAGCCATTAGAGAACTCAGTGCTCGTCATAGAATCCTCAAAGTTCAAGAACTGAACATTGCTATGCAACGAATCCACCTCGGTTGAGTTCTCCCAATAACCGGTTCTCAGAGGAGGAGAAACCGAAACGGAGGGAGGCTGGATAGATGAACCAGTGAATGATCCGAAACTAAGCGTAGGAGCGTGATCAGAAGGAGGGCTGTTGTAACGAGGATCTTTAGCTAATTCGTATTTCACGAAGTTGATCATGGAATGCATCACAGAATCTGGACAGAAGGCGAGACGGATCATGTCAAGGTCCCCATGGTCTTGCATCAAGAGATAACCGATGATTTTTGATGCATTTTCAGGTTCAAGTTGTTGGATTCTGCTGTGCACAACGTTCATCGATTCTGTGAAATTCATCTCCAATAATATCGTCTTATCACTTCTTCTTCAAAGCAAATCATACAAAAATTCATCATTTTTCCACAAAATTTTAGTGAAACACTTATATGGATGGATGAATCAAAAGTAACATAACGACAAGTTGAGACCAAAGAAAGGAGAAGAGTGAGACTCGCTCAAAACCGCACATGTTAATATTGGTACAAAAATGGGATTTACGTTGTAAGTCAATGATAACAGACAACGTTATGGATAAAAACAACGAGGCTAGATCTAAGTCATGCTTGTACGTTCAAAACAACATTTGACCTCGAAAAGTACAGTTCCCATTTACTTTCAGAAAAAGCATTTTAACATCCACTCTTCTCTTTATTTAAAACAACTCAAAAACTGTTCATTTTTATCGTAAACCACTAGTATGTTATCCGAGTCTTTTGGGTTTTTGTATTTTTTTTTTTCTGGACAAAATGTTTTTGAATATTATTAAGGAACAAACTGGCAAACTCAAAAAAAAAATATATATGTTGCAAAAATCTTCCCTAAAAACAGTCTTTCTTTCAATAATTTAAACTCTATCGAAGAATAACAGCGATTCAGAAAACTAGAAAATGGATTACCTGAAAGCAATAAGGAGAAGTGTTCTTATATTAAGATTAACGGTAACGAACAAACCAAAAAAATTAGATGTTTAACCTTTTAATGTATCTGTTTGTGAATTTCCTCGATCATGTGTTCATATGCCTTAAGCGTTTCTCTTCGACAATGTGCTTCTGTAAATGAAAATGATTGTGAGAAGTAAATGCGTTTAACACAAATCAGACAGAGTTAATGATCTTTGTTCATGTGAGAGAACAAAAAACTTTGAAATATCGAACACCACTTAATCACAAGTACCAATACTAATGACAATTGTGGTCAGTGCCGGCGCTGGGACAAACCTGTATTTTATAAAAGGAAAAATGAATAGGTCTGTGCGTGAAGAAAACTCAAAGGCTTAATTGAATAAAACAACTCACATTGTAGTTTCATTGTTGAATTAATTATCATAAGAGCGTGAGAACCACAAACGAAAGAGAAGAACAAAACAAAGGTAACCAAAAATGGAAAATAGAAAACGTAGAATAAAAACAAATGGGAGATCGTGCAATTACTTAATCTTTGCAGACTTACAGTAACTGTAAAACGGAATAAGATCTCTCACGGAATCATGGATGGTAGAGAGAAGAAACGATAAGTCCTAGCCTCCTAGGTACATATTAATTTGATTATTGTAAATTAAACCAATTCTTGTTGCGAGTTGTTTCTTTTTTAAATAAAAGCTTTCTTTGACAACTAGTTCCATTCCATATGGTTACAGCAAATATCGGGACTTAGTTGGAGGAATAAACCTTGGGATTTTAAGACTTTTTAATTACGTTAAATCACAGTTAAGAATTAACCGTCAGATCAGAAACTTTTGGTGGTTTTGAATTTCTTTTATTTAATGCACGGTTCATATTTCACGCTTCAGGATTCAACTGTTTTGTATTTTTTTTTCTTAAAAACTGTTTTGTATTATATGTACATGTGGCGCGCAAATTGTGTTTTTGGATAAGGATAATGCATATTAAGATAGTCGTGACCGTAGCGTATATCCAGTTGATGAACTTGATATGACCAGGGATTACGATTTACCAATATTTTATAAAACTCGTAATCATAATAACTATAAGATTTTATCTGCGTTTTGAAAGCGGGATTTGTTCTTTTGTGGAATCTAATTCAAAATAGATAAAAACGATAATTAAAATAATGTTTTAAAAATCGAACTGGTTCGGTTTGTTAGACCGGACCAACAATGAGACTTTTAATTAACCAAATCCGAATTGTAATAAAAGTTAGATTTACATTAAACCGTCCAAACCAGTTTAAATGTTGTGCGGACGCCTATCAACCATAAAACCCAATTTAACTATATACAAAACATAATTTGATTAATTTGAATATATAAATGATAATTTTTAATTTGACCAATATCCATGTCTTTCGTTTGCAAACTATTTTTTTTTCTTTTTATAGTTTGTTTCCTCTTTGTTATACATATTTGCTATATATTATTATAGTATCGAGAAAATAACTTTACATGATTTAATGTGGTTATTTAAACGACTAACTCAACCCTTTCAACTATTATCATATATATATATATATATATATACTATCATATATACATAAATTTAAACAATACAAAAATATATATTTTCAAAGTAATAGAAATATTTTTTATATATCTATATATTTTCTTAGATGATTACATAAAATAATTATGTAACATAAACTGATATATGTTTAATTGACTAAAAATAGTTTATAACTAGTAGTATTAAAATGTTTTATTTATTTTTTATATATTTAGTTGAGTATAATATCTTTCAATTACAGCAAAAAAAATCTATAAATTATATTTGTACTTATATAATATGATTTTTAAAATACAATCACACAATATTTTTAAACTGCTTATTTTTAAGAAATATTAAAAAAACAAATTAACAATAAACATCTTTTGATCAAATAATTATAAAATACTTTGAAATAACATAACACTATATACTTTAACGAGGTAATTATATTATATTTTTTTATCATTATTAAAATTATTTGTTTTCATAATATTATATTTTTTTTTTAAGTTTATGTTTTTATGTTTGTGGAACTTAATATGACTATACTTAAAATACCAAAGAAAATATGAATTCTCATTTTTGAGATTATTTAAAATAAATTTTAGTTTAATTATTGTAAATATTGATATGTGTTCATGAGTTTCCAAAAATGTATTAGTTACTTATATATGTAACTTCATATTGATCATCGCTTTATTTTCTGATATTTTTTTAAAAAATATCAACATATAATTTGATAAATATTATGAAAATACATTCACATTTAAACGATAAATAAAATTAATTTGATTTTACTTAATTATAATAAAAGCAATTATACTTCAGTTTGAATTTTAAAAAATATATATAACTCTATATACTCACAACATGAGTGACTCGAGTAATCCAACTTATATCTAAAATCATATATTTAACTACAATAAGAATATATAATTTTATAATAATAATTTATTTTATAAATGTAAATTATAGGATGACTAAAAACATATTATCAAATGAAAATAAAATATTAACCAACTGTTATAATTTAGTTTTTTTGTAAAATTTATATACATGCATGAGACTGTAGAATATTATCGTTATATTAAATTACATAATTTGGAATCAGACACTTTAGTTTATTTTATATTTTATTCTAAGATCAATATATCTTAAGTTATACATAATCTTCCTCGAATATATGTACATATTTAAGCCAACAACCAACGTAAATGAAAACAAAAAAATTAATCATAGTTTTAATATATTTAAAATAAAAAAATATTATAGTTGAATTCAGAGAAATAGATGCAATCTAATATACCCGAACGTCTTAAATTATACATAATATTCCTCAACTATATTTACATATCTAAGCCAACAACCAACGTAAATTAAAATACAAAAATTAATCATAATTTAAATATATTTAAAATAAAAAATATTATAGTTGAATTCAGAGAAATAGATGAAATCTAATATACCCAAATGATAACTAAATCGACTCTAAAAAACAACAAAACCAACTAGATATAACATATCTAAAATCATATGTCTAATTAAAGTAATATAATATTATTAATATAAATTGTGCCTACAAATTATAAATTAATTTAAAATTAAAAATAAATAACAATCAATTATTATAGTATATTTATTTTGTAAATATTTATACCCGTGCATGAGCACGGGAAAATCACCTAGTATACTATTATTTGTGAATTGATTTTTCTTAAACGAGCTCTCACGTTTAAACTTAGACAGGCTAATATCGTTTATACCATTAGTAAAACTTTAAATTTAATTTATTATATAATTAAAAGGAGTTTTATACTATTATATTTGATTTATCTGTTATATTATTTAACTTTTATAATTTAATAAAATAAATTGCGAAAAGCATATTTTAAAAAGTAAGATAATTATTATACATATTGTGTTATTATCTGAAAATAATATAACACAATAATAAAAACATATTTTAAAAAGTAAGTTAATTATTATATATATTATCTTATTATCTGGAAAATAATATAGCACAATAATAAAAATATATTGATAGATACAAAACTTTGCCATCATAAATAATTTGTTGTTTAAATTATTTTTTTTGGAACATAAATAATAACTTATTATGCTGATCTTTTAATTTAATAAGATATAAAATAATAAGTATTTGTAATAAGATTATGTTGGCATGTGTGGACAAAACACTTAGTAATTACATATATTGAAAGTATAT is a genomic window containing:
- the LOC106302234 gene encoding zinc finger CCCH domain-containing protein 18-like isoform X1, which encodes MNFTESMNVVHSRIQQLEPENASKIIGYLLMQDHGDLDMIRLAFCPDSVMHSMINFVKYELAKDPRYNSPPSDHAPTLSFGSFTGSSIQPPSVSVSPPLRTGYWENSTEVDSLHSNVQFLNFEDSMTSTEFSNGFFSRDHQCLPLRTSRRSPSLPEFPVKICHYFNKGYCKHGNNCRYFHGQIIPEREGFSQMFNPNNISDEEHVVSPGSLEKLEGEIIELLKSRRGAPISIASLPVMYYEKYARTLQAEGYLTESQRHGKAGYSLTKLLARLNNTILLIDRPHGQHSVILAEDVSKFVEYMGERNEHGAILAGSRQIYLTFPAESSFTEHDVSNYFSKFGLVEDVRIPCQQKRMFGFVTFVYTESVKHILAKGNPHFICGARVLVKPYREKSRSSRYLDNNKPLHRMRYGSQYIDRDLEMNTLPPRVSESSRLMRNQFLGEHEQSVSKSLPTNYSYLGFSQDFRITSDAEQEEQVGRLSYLLDYLNTEENVMNITTNYKDTDRRIHCDPLDNQVLNLPESPFSSLSGKEISTVT
- the LOC106302234 gene encoding zinc finger CCCH domain-containing protein 18-like isoform X2, with product MNVVHSRIQQLEPENASKIIGYLLMQDHGDLDMIRLAFCPDSVMHSMINFVKYELAKDPRYNSPPSDHAPTLSFGSFTGSSIQPPSVSVSPPLRTGYWENSTEVDSLHSNVQFLNFEDSMTSTEFSNGFFSRDHQCLPLRTSRRSPSLPEFPVKICHYFNKGYCKHGNNCRYFHGQIIPEREGFSQMFNPNNISDEEHVVSPGSLEKLEGEIIELLKSRRGAPISIASLPVMYYEKYARTLQAEGYLTESQRHGKAGYSLTKLLARLNNTILLIDRPHGQHSVILAEDVSKFVEYMGERNEHGAILAGSRQIYLTFPAESSFTEHDVSNYFSKFGLVEDVRIPCQQKRMFGFVTFVYTESVKHILAKGNPHFICGARVLVKPYREKSRSSRYLDNNKPLHRMRYGSQYIDRDLEMNTLPPRVSESSRLMRNQFLGEHEQSVSKSLPTNYSYLGFSQDFRITSDAEQEEQVGRLSYLLDYLNTEENVMNITTNYKDTDRRIHCDPLDNQVLNLPESPFSSLSGKEISTVT
- the LOC106302234 gene encoding zinc finger CCCH domain-containing protein 18-like isoform X3; its protein translation is MQDHGDLDMIRLAFCPDSVMHSMINFVKYELAKDPRYNSPPSDHAPTLSFGSFTGSSIQPPSVSVSPPLRTGYWENSTEVDSLHSNVQFLNFEDSMTSTEFSNGFFSRDHQCLPLRTSRRSPSLPEFPVKICHYFNKGYCKHGNNCRYFHGQIIPEREGFSQMFNPNNISDEEHVVSPGSLEKLEGEIIELLKSRRGAPISIASLPVMYYEKYARTLQAEGYLTESQRHGKAGYSLTKLLARLNNTILLIDRPHGQHSVILAEDVSKFVEYMGERNEHGAILAGSRQIYLTFPAESSFTEHDVSNYFSKFGLVEDVRIPCQQKRMFGFVTFVYTESVKHILAKGNPHFICGARVLVKPYREKSRSSRYLDNNKPLHRMRYGSQYIDRDLEMNTLPPRVSESSRLMRNQFLGEHEQSVSKSLPTNYSYLGFSQDFRITSDAEQEEQVGRLSYLLDYLNTEENVMNITTNYKDTDRRIHCDPLDNQVLNLPESPFSSLSGKEISTVT